The DNA window GGAAATGTTGAACTTCTCCTGGAGACCGGCGATATACGTTTCCACGATCGAGATCAGCGACGTCAAGCCAGCGAGCACGAGCGACGCGAAGAACAGGAACCCGAAGAACCCGTTGAGCGCCGGCAGGGTGTTGATGATCTGCGGGAACACCACAAAGGCAAGACCGACGCCGCCGCTGACGACTTCATCGACTCCGACGCCTTGCTGCGCCGCCATGAAGCCCAGGATGCCGAACACGCCGATGCCGGCGAGCAGCTCAAACCCGGAATTGGCAAAGCCGGTGATGAACGCGCTGTTCGTGATGTCCGATTTTTTCGACAGATAGCTGGAATAGGTCACCATGATGGCAAAACCGATGGACAGGCTGAAGAAGATCTGGCCGTATGCGGCCACCCAGACTTTGCCGTTCAGGATCGTATCCCAGTTCGGCTTGAAGAAAGCGTTCAGGCCTTCCGCCGCGCCTTCCAGGGTCAAAGCGCGAATGACCAGAATCGCGAACAACACGAAGAGGGCGGGCAGCATGATTTTGTTCGCCACTTCTATCCCTTTCCGGACGCCGCTGTACAGGACGAACAACGTCACCAGCCAGACGACGATCAGCGGAATGAACACGCCCGGCACGATGCCGCCGAATTGCCCCGGCGTATCAGCCAGTTTCAGATACTGGCCGAACAGGAATCCCTCGGTGTCGTCTCCCCAGCGCAGATTGATCGAGAATACCGCGTAGGACAGCGCCCAGGCGATGACCGCCGCGTAATAGACCGCGATGACAAAGCAAATGACCAGTTGCCACCAGCCGATTCCCTGGAACTTCCTGTTGATCTTGGCGAAAGATCCGGGAGCCGACGCCCTGTATTTGTGACCGATTGCAAATTCCAGAATGAGAAGCGGAATCCCTGCCGTCAGAAGCGCAAACAGGTAGGGGAGGAAAAATGCTCCGCCGCCGTTTTCATAAGCGACAGCCGGGAAGCGCCAGATATTCCCCAAACCGATGGCCGAACCGGCAGCGGCCAGGATAAAACCCATTCGGGTTCCCCACTGAGGACGATTTTCCATGCCAATCACAGCCTCCATCAGATAAGGGTTTTTGGATATGAAGCGCTTACATTTGTTATCATACAGGATTTTGCCACTACAGAAAAGAGTGTTTTTTACAGTAAATCACTCTGTTCTGTCAACTGCGAAAACATAAAGTGCGCCAAAGCCATTTTTTCCCATTTGTTATTCCCCGAAAGACGTGCCGGTCCCATTTTATTTTCTTACATAAAGAAAACTTTAGAATTCTTTTAGCACCGCTTTGTCATCGGATGTTATTCTGTGCCTTGACATATATTTTTCATCGGAGAAAGGAAAACGTTGAAGCCATGAAACGCATGGGAAAAAGGAAACTTCTGCATTCGCTCGTTGTAATGATGATGGTGTTTGCCGTCGTTCAGGCGCCGGTTTTTGCCGAGGACGCGGCAAATGCCGACGCGGCTGAATCCAAACCGGCGGTAATCACCGCTGAACAGGTGGAACAGGCGCTGGCGCGGGGCGTCCCCGGCGAGGAAAAAACGATCCGGTTAACGGTTCAGGCCGACGAGGACGCGGACCAGATCGTCGTGCGGATGAACGGGGAGCACATATTGGCCATCTCCGACGACAATCCCCGAAATCTCCTCGTATTCGAAACACCCCTGGGCGAATTTGCGAAGATCCCGAATGGCCAGGTATTGCGGCGGCTGGCGGAAGAACAGGAGCTTGCGGTCGGGGAAATCTGGTTTGAACTGAGCATCGCAAAACCGGACGCGAATGAAGCGGAACACATTCTGCAGGCGGCCAAAGAGCAAGGGATGGTCCCGCTGACCGACCCGATTGCCATCGAAATGGGGTTATGGGCAAACGAAGAATTGTTGGACGAGGAGAGCTTGGTCGGTTACTACACGCATTGGCTGCCCGCGGAACCGGTCATCGACTGGGAATTCTCTTCCGGCATGATGTATTATCCGGAAAGCGGCCAATTCGAACCATTGGGCATGGCATCGTCCATCCGGGACGGCCGCCGGATGCTGACGGCCATGATCTTTGGAAGCGGCTACTATTTCATCATCAAGAGCGAAAAAACATTCTCCGACGTTCCCGATGACGCCCCCTACCGGCAGGCGGTTCACCGGCTGGCCGCGCAACGCGTCATCGAAGGAACGGGGAACGGCACCTTCCGTCCCGACCGACTGCTGACGCGGGCGGAAGCGGCGGCCATGTATACGCGGTTTTTTGTGATGGTGGAAGAGGGTGATGCCGATTTGGCCGCGGAAGTCTTCGAAGATGTGGAGGCGGACGACTGGTTTGCCAGCTATGCCGGAGCGATGTACCGGTACGAGTATCTGAAAGAAGGACGGTTCAATCCGAACGGCCATGTGACGGCGGATGAAATCTACAAGGCGTTCCTCAGCGGATACGTCGAGTACCTGTTCTCGTTCATCGGGGAACGGATCGAAACCGGCGGTCCTTATGTCACCCGGGCGGAAGCGGCCCTGATCTTTGACCAGATGGCCAGAGCCTATGATCTTTCCGCCGAGAGGACACAGCAGCGCAGTTTGCAAGGTTGAGCGATCCGAAGGCGATTGGCGTCGGACCTTTTCCGGGGCAGGATGGCATCGGGGTCATCCAGCTCCGGTTTTTTTCGCCATGTTTTTCCCTGCTCTGCATTCAGCATCATCATGATTTGAAAGGACACCACCGTCAGGCAAGCCCAAAAACCAATCTGGAAAGCTTCTTTGGCTCCGTTGGTCCAGGAGATCCCCCGTTTTTGATTTGTAAACGAACTGCAAAATTTTCGAAAAGATCGTGAGGGCCAATCAAAGATCTCCCGCGCTTCCTGCCCTCACATCATAACCGATGACCGATGAATTTTCTCCATTGGATTTCGTCTTACATGATGAGGAACAAAAATAACATGGATGAAAGAGGTGCCTTCCTTTGGAAACAGGCAATTCCGTGAAAGTCACCGTCCAGGCCGTCATTCAGGCTCCGGTGGAAAAAGTGTGGGAGTATTGGTCGAAACCGGAACACATCACGAAATGGAACCACGCCACGGATGAATGGCACGCGCCATGGGCGGAAAATGACTTGCGGGTCGGCGGCAGGTTTGTGACCAGGATGGAAGCGAAAGACGGCAGCATGGGGTTCGATTTTGGCGGCATTTACGACGTCGTGAAAATCCATGAGGAAATCGCGTATACCCTGGGCGACGGACGAAAAGTCCATATCTCGTTCATTGCGCGGGGGAATGAAACGGAGGTCGTTGAAACGTTCGACGCGGAAAGCACGCACCCCGTCGAGTTTCAACGGGCGGGCTGGCAGGCGATCATGGACAATTTCAAGAAATATGCGGAGTCCCGCTGAGCTGACAAGGGTTTATCGACAGTACGAGACGCCGGGACCTTTCCCGGCGTCTTTTCTTCACGGATACACCCGCACGTATTGCTTCGGAACGCTTGGCTGCTGTTTTAAAGCGACCGCCGCGTTTAATGCCCAGTGCGGATCCCTCAGCAGGCCGCGGGCGATCGCCACGAGGTCGGCGTCCCCGTTGCGGATGACGGCGTCGGCAAGGATTGGATCTTCCAACATTCCCACCGCGACGACGGGGACGTCAAGGGCCTCTTTGATTTTGCGGGCAAACGGCACCTGAAAGCCGGGGTAGTTGCCCGGCTTCCTTCGCCCGGCCGGCCCCTCCCCGCCCGAAGTAATATGGAAGACATCCACGCCCGCGTCCCGATACACTTCGCAGAGACGGATGGCGTGGTCGAGGTCATAGCCGCCGTCCGCGTATTCGACCGCCGAGATCCGGAAAAACAGCGGCATGTCCTGCGGCAGTTCTTTTTTCACGGCCTGTATGACCCGAACGCCGAAGAGCGCCAGGTCTTTCCCGTATGCATCGTCCCGTTGGTTGGTCAGCGTGGAGTGGAACTGATGAATCAAGTACCCGTGGGCCCCGTGAAGCTCGATCATGTCCGCCCCCGCCTCGACGGCGCGCCGCGCCGCGTCGGCGAAAAGCCGCACGATCCGTTCGATCTCGTCGGCCGTCAGGGCATGGGGCACCCGAAAGCCGGGACCCGGATACGCAATCGCAGACGGGGCGACCGGCCTTGCCGCATCTTCCGCCTTGCGGCCGGCATGGGCGATCTGGATCCCGATTTTGGCGCCGTGGGCGTGAACCCCGTCGATGATCCTGGCGAAAGCCGGAATGTGCTCGTCCGACCAAAGCCCCAGGTCGGCATCCGTAATGCGTCCGTCCGGTTCCACATCCGTCATTTCCATGATGATCAGGCCAACCCCGCCGATCGCCCGGCTGAGATAATGGACGTAATGCCATTCGTTCGGCTTGCCGTCCTTGGCGGTGACGGAGTTTTGC is part of the Bacillus thermozeamaize genome and encodes:
- a CDS encoding transporter, whose product is MENRPQWGTRMGFILAAAGSAIGLGNIWRFPAVAYENGGGAFFLPYLFALLTAGIPLLILEFAIGHKYRASAPGSFAKINRKFQGIGWWQLVICFVIAVYYAAVIAWALSYAVFSINLRWGDDTEGFLFGQYLKLADTPGQFGGIVPGVFIPLIVVWLVTLFVLYSGVRKGIEVANKIMLPALFVLFAILVIRALTLEGAAEGLNAFFKPNWDTILNGKVWVAAYGQIFFSLSIGFAIMVTYSSYLSKKSDITNSAFITGFANSGFELLAGIGVFGILGFMAAQQGVGVDEVVSGGVGLAFVVFPQIINTLPALNGFFGFLFFASLVLAGLTSLISIVETYIAGLQEKFNISRAKAVLYGGGLTTIVSIVFSSKGGLFFLDVVDYFINNFGVALAGLVEVIAVAWIARQLGKLQEHANSVSDIRLGLWWKVCLAVITPIVLGYMMVDNIITNIRENYGGYETWFVSAYGWAVAALAILLGIVFSLFRNNAPEIAASDSKEVSR
- a CDS encoding polyketide cyclase; translated protein: METGNSVKVTVQAVIQAPVEKVWEYWSKPEHITKWNHATDEWHAPWAENDLRVGGRFVTRMEAKDGSMGFDFGGIYDVVKIHEEIAYTLGDGRKVHISFIARGNETEVVETFDAESTHPVEFQRAGWQAIMDNFKKYAESR
- a CDS encoding NADPH dehydrogenase, with amino-acid sequence MAPMVQNSVTAKDGKPNEWHYVHYLSRAIGGVGLIIMEMTDVEPDGRITDADLGLWSDEHIPAFARIIDGVHAHGAKIGIQIAHAGRKAEDAARPVAPSAIAYPGPGFRVPHALTADEIERIVRLFADAARRAVEAGADMIELHGAHGYLIHQFHSTLTNQRDDAYGKDLALFGVRVIQAVKKELPQDMPLFFRISAVEYADGGYDLDHAIRLCEVYRDAGVDVFHITSGGEGPAGRRKPGNYPGFQVPFARKIKEALDVPVVAVGMLEDPILADAVIRNGDADLVAIARGLLRDPHWALNAAVALKQQPSVPKQYVRVYP